One genomic window of Halobellus limi includes the following:
- the cobN gene encoding cobaltochelatase subunit CobN — MPTIGLYTATENELGAVQRAATRTDVDLVVRSESDLDDGTDVDAFLDEIDDATAAVFWLHGAEDSMPGYDHAVERLNDAGVPLVVKSTGDAYALEDTSVAAEDRDRVYEYLERGGTVNVANCLRFLADEYGEVDGEDGGIDREYDDPVTLPTEGVYHPDYPGASYEELAAELDPSTPTVAVWFYESHWTHENTRYVDAQVRAVEAQGADALPIFCNPATDTDEQWDAERVTEEWLLDDGDPVVDAVLSSFMFSLSMDERGRAADDEGESAEDVFLDRLGVPVVQTVTTMRSRSRYASSDTGVMGFELALSVALPEFDGNVVTHPISGKERTDDEAGIGSAPKQHFPIDDRVDHAARLAVNWARLRHVPNGEKDVAVVLHNYPPSDDGIGTAFGLDSPESTVNLLEELGARGYDLGGGDGSDASPSLPDSGQALVERLTDQLTLDDRWVAPEDVRDLSVDIVSPEQYREWFDDLDERFRENVRDEWGEAPDRPFAIPGVEFGNVLVTVQPPRGFGMDPSKVYHDSDLQPPHDYVAFYGWLRNAFEADAVVHLGTHGSLEWLPGKTVGLDGESAPDQLIDDLPNVYPYIVNNPGEGTQAKRRSYAAIVDYLTPVMRNAGTYDELSELEELADQYREAGMEDARSDDGEGLERQLREKVDELDLAVELGIAGDVDEKADVRGPDEAGSTLAEGAVDGDDVDVDDLVERVHAYLTDVKTTQIRMGLHTMGEPPEGERLTEYLVALTRLENPGGPSLRESVAGVLGVDYERMLDEPGHYDEELGMTLSEAADEVYETSLDLVETLAEHDFDPPASEVDAGPDDETNMNLLVVDIDPLGDARVQSGAHEDLRAALNFVCEEVAPRVRGASEEIPRTAEALAGEYVPPGGSGAPTRGGVDLLPTARNFYTLDPRKIPAKSAWRVGREVAEGTAERHANEHGAYPEEIGVVAWGTPTVRTRGETVAQVLALMGVEPEWTDAGRVDDVSPIPLEELGRPRIDVTTRVSGLFRDAFPQAASVVHDAVDAVCELDEPYEMNYVKKHVEEETEELDAQGVDDPEKAAKHRVFTTRPGGYGAGTNKAVDEGNWEDRSDLAEVYVQWGGYALGSRGRVAEAHDAFERRLDSVDATVKIEDTAEQDEFDSSDWYAFHGGFITAVSEISGEEPASYVGDSSDPDDVSVYTNEEKVRKAMRARVLNPDWLDSMEEHDYKGAGDLSTTVDVVLGWDATTGVVSDTLWGDVAEKYAFDEGRQEWMREVNPWALESITDTLLEAINRGLWDADEATADRLRDLNLRVDGDLEARAGSAAAPEVSSDDD; from the coding sequence ATGCCAACAATCGGCCTGTACACCGCGACCGAAAACGAGCTCGGGGCCGTCCAGCGCGCCGCGACCCGGACGGACGTCGATCTGGTCGTCCGCTCGGAGAGCGACCTCGACGACGGGACCGACGTCGACGCGTTCCTCGACGAGATCGACGACGCGACGGCGGCGGTCTTCTGGCTCCACGGCGCTGAGGACAGTATGCCGGGATACGACCACGCCGTCGAGCGGCTGAACGACGCCGGCGTGCCGCTCGTGGTCAAATCGACCGGTGACGCCTACGCGCTCGAAGACACGTCCGTCGCCGCGGAAGACCGCGACCGCGTCTACGAGTACCTGGAACGCGGCGGGACCGTCAACGTCGCGAACTGCCTCCGCTTCCTCGCCGACGAGTACGGCGAGGTCGATGGCGAGGACGGCGGGATCGACCGCGAGTACGACGACCCCGTGACGCTCCCGACCGAGGGCGTCTACCACCCGGACTATCCGGGCGCATCTTACGAGGAACTGGCGGCCGAACTCGACCCGTCGACGCCGACCGTCGCGGTCTGGTTCTACGAGTCCCACTGGACCCACGAGAACACGCGTTACGTCGACGCCCAGGTTCGCGCCGTCGAGGCCCAGGGCGCGGACGCGCTGCCGATCTTCTGTAACCCGGCGACCGACACCGACGAGCAGTGGGACGCCGAGCGGGTGACGGAGGAGTGGCTCCTCGACGACGGCGACCCCGTCGTCGACGCCGTCCTCTCCTCCTTCATGTTCTCGCTGTCGATGGACGAGCGGGGGCGCGCGGCCGACGACGAGGGCGAGAGCGCGGAGGACGTCTTCCTCGACAGGCTGGGCGTCCCGGTGGTCCAGACCGTCACGACGATGCGCTCTCGCTCTCGATACGCGTCGAGCGACACGGGCGTGATGGGCTTCGAGCTCGCCCTCTCGGTCGCGCTCCCGGAGTTCGACGGCAACGTCGTCACCCACCCGATCAGCGGGAAGGAGCGCACCGACGACGAGGCGGGCATCGGGAGCGCCCCGAAGCAGCACTTCCCGATCGACGACCGGGTCGACCACGCCGCGCGGCTGGCGGTCAACTGGGCGCGGTTGCGACACGTCCCGAACGGGGAGAAGGACGTCGCGGTCGTCCTGCACAACTACCCGCCGAGCGACGACGGGATCGGCACCGCCTTCGGCCTCGACAGCCCCGAGAGCACGGTCAACCTCCTGGAAGAACTCGGTGCACGGGGGTACGACCTCGGCGGGGGCGACGGCAGCGACGCGTCGCCGTCGCTCCCCGACAGCGGCCAGGCGCTCGTCGAGCGGCTCACCGACCAGCTCACCCTCGACGACCGCTGGGTCGCCCCCGAGGACGTCCGCGACCTGAGCGTCGACATCGTCTCCCCCGAGCAGTACCGCGAGTGGTTCGACGATCTGGACGAGCGCTTCCGGGAGAACGTCCGCGACGAGTGGGGCGAGGCCCCCGACCGGCCCTTCGCGATCCCGGGCGTCGAGTTCGGGAACGTCCTCGTCACCGTCCAGCCGCCGCGCGGCTTCGGGATGGACCCCTCGAAGGTGTACCACGACTCGGACCTCCAGCCGCCCCACGACTACGTGGCGTTCTACGGCTGGCTGCGGAACGCCTTCGAGGCCGACGCCGTCGTCCACCTCGGCACCCACGGCAGCCTGGAGTGGCTCCCCGGCAAGACGGTCGGGCTGGACGGCGAGAGCGCCCCCGACCAGCTGATCGACGACCTCCCGAACGTCTACCCCTACATCGTCAACAACCCCGGAGAGGGCACGCAGGCGAAGCGGCGCTCCTACGCCGCGATCGTCGACTACCTCACGCCGGTGATGCGCAACGCCGGAACGTACGACGAGCTGTCCGAGCTGGAGGAGCTCGCCGATCAGTACCGCGAGGCCGGGATGGAGGACGCCCGAAGCGACGACGGCGAGGGCCTCGAACGGCAGCTCCGAGAGAAGGTGGACGAACTCGACCTCGCGGTGGAGTTAGGCATCGCGGGCGACGTCGACGAGAAAGCGGACGTTCGCGGTCCCGACGAAGCCGGATCCACGCTCGCCGAGGGCGCGGTCGACGGCGACGACGTGGACGTCGACGACCTCGTCGAGCGCGTCCACGCGTACCTCACGGACGTGAAGACGACCCAGATCCGGATGGGGCTGCACACGATGGGCGAACCGCCCGAGGGGGAGCGACTGACCGAGTATCTGGTCGCGCTCACCAGACTGGAGAACCCCGGCGGCCCGAGCCTTCGGGAAAGCGTCGCGGGCGTGCTCGGCGTCGACTACGAGCGGATGCTCGACGAGCCGGGACACTACGACGAGGAGCTCGGGATGACGCTCTCGGAGGCCGCGGACGAGGTGTACGAGACGAGCCTCGACCTCGTCGAAACCCTCGCCGAACACGACTTCGACCCGCCGGCCTCGGAGGTCGACGCCGGGCCGGACGACGAGACGAATATGAACCTGCTGGTCGTCGATATCGACCCGCTCGGGGACGCGCGGGTGCAGTCGGGCGCGCACGAGGACCTCCGGGCGGCCCTGAACTTCGTCTGCGAGGAGGTGGCCCCGCGCGTCCGCGGTGCGTCCGAGGAGATCCCGCGAACCGCCGAGGCGCTGGCCGGCGAGTACGTGCCGCCCGGCGGGAGCGGCGCGCCGACGCGCGGCGGGGTCGACCTGCTGCCGACCGCTCGGAACTTCTACACGCTCGACCCCCGAAAGATCCCCGCGAAGAGCGCCTGGCGCGTCGGCCGCGAGGTCGCGGAGGGCACCGCCGAACGCCACGCCAACGAGCACGGCGCGTACCCCGAGGAGATCGGCGTCGTCGCGTGGGGGACGCCGACCGTGCGGACCCGCGGCGAGACGGTCGCGCAGGTGCTCGCGCTGATGGGCGTCGAACCCGAGTGGACCGACGCCGGCCGCGTCGACGACGTCTCGCCGATCCCGCTGGAAGAACTCGGCCGACCCCGGATCGACGTCACGACCCGCGTCTCGGGGCTGTTCCGCGACGCGTTCCCGCAGGCCGCGAGCGTCGTTCACGACGCCGTCGACGCGGTCTGCGAGCTCGACGAGCCATACGAGATGAACTACGTGAAGAAGCACGTCGAAGAGGAGACCGAGGAACTCGACGCGCAAGGCGTCGACGATCCTGAGAAAGCTGCTAAACACCGCGTGTTCACGACCCGACCCGGCGGGTACGGCGCGGGCACGAACAAGGCCGTCGACGAGGGGAACTGGGAGGACCGATCCGACTTGGCCGAGGTGTACGTCCAGTGGGGCGGGTACGCCCTGGGGAGTCGCGGCCGCGTCGCGGAGGCCCACGACGCCTTCGAGCGCCGGCTGGACAGCGTCGACGCCACGGTCAAGATCGAGGACACCGCCGAGCAGGACGAGTTCGACAGCTCCGACTGGTACGCGTTCCACGGTGGCTTCATCACCGCTGTCTCGGAGATCTCGGGCGAGGAGCCGGCCTCCTACGTCGGCGACTCCAGCGACCCGGACGACGTCTCCGTCTACACGAACGAGGAGAAGGTCCGGAAGGCGATGCGCGCCCGCGTGCTCAACCCCGACTGGCTCGACAGTATGGAGGAACACGACTACAAGGGCGCCGGCGACCTGTCCACGACGGTCGACGTCGTCCTCGGCTGGGACGCGACCACCGGCGTCGTGAGCGACACGCTCTGGGGCGACGTCGCCGAGAAGTACGCCTTCGATGAAGGTCGACAGGAGTGGATGCGAGAGGTGAACCCGTGGGCGCTGGAGAGCATCACCGATACGCTCTTAGAGGCGATCAACCGCGGGCTGTGGGACGCCGACGAGGCGACGGCCGACCGCCTCCGGGATCTCAACCTCCGCGTCGACGGCGACCTCGAAGCGCGGGCCGGAAGCGCGGCCGCCCCGGAGGTGTCGAGCGATGACGACTGA
- a CDS encoding cobalt-precorrin-7 (C(5))-methyltransferase — translation MSDDYDLDEGPDPAALAAAEPESEPDERENPVDAVGIGPGNPAYLTPRAERAIREADLVVGFETVVGFVEAKTDADLLACGYRDEGETLSAFADRVADGERGTAVLMGDPNHSGYQFVGKVQEAVGPPVRVVPGVSSLQVAASRARTPMEDTVFVTLHRSGDITDGLRRLRSAVGRRHLLVLPRPYDWMPEDVAADLLESGASPSLDALVLERLTHPDESITRTTLGALGARAADSADDESPFSDLSVLAVRVD, via the coding sequence GTGAGCGACGACTACGACCTGGACGAGGGCCCCGACCCGGCGGCGCTCGCGGCCGCGGAACCGGAGTCGGAACCGGACGAGCGGGAAAACCCGGTGGACGCCGTCGGGATCGGACCGGGGAACCCGGCGTATCTGACGCCGAGAGCCGAGCGGGCGATCCGCGAGGCCGACCTCGTCGTCGGCTTCGAGACGGTCGTGGGGTTCGTCGAGGCGAAGACGGACGCCGACCTGCTCGCCTGCGGCTACCGCGACGAGGGCGAGACGCTGTCGGCGTTCGCCGACCGCGTCGCCGACGGCGAACGCGGGACGGCGGTCCTGATGGGCGATCCGAACCACTCGGGGTATCAGTTCGTCGGGAAGGTCCAGGAGGCCGTCGGGCCGCCGGTTCGGGTGGTTCCGGGGGTCTCGTCGCTCCAGGTGGCCGCCAGCCGAGCGCGGACGCCGATGGAAGATACCGTCTTCGTGACGCTGCACAGGAGCGGGGACATCACGGACGGGCTGCGACGACTCCGCAGTGCCGTCGGGCGGCGGCACCTCCTCGTGCTCCCGCGCCCCTACGACTGGATGCCGGAGGACGTCGCGGCCGACCTGCTCGAATCGGGCGCGTCGCCCTCGCTCGACGCGCTCGTCCTCGAGCGGTTGACCCACCCCGACGAGTCGATCACGCGGACGACACTGGGCGCGCTCGGAGCGCGTGCGGCGGACTCGGCGGACGACGAGTCGCCGTTCTCGGACCTCTCCGTGCTCGCGGTCCGGGTCGACTGA
- a CDS encoding precorrin-8X methylmutase: MTTEDGSTDGVTGAEADGVDEYADLGATTESAMEIAETSMDRVRELVPDETLADRIRQKSVHATGDPEFQHLVRFTGDTEDEPVVAGARAVLDERPIVTDITMVKAGITGRGHDCPVRKAIGNGSELAKRTGMTRTAASVLELDREGVYDDAVAVVGNAPTAALALADCIEDGTRPAVVVATPVGFVKAAESRERLREVAAARGVPAVTNVGRRGGSGLAAGLTNELVHVASDVRSGEVELP; this comes from the coding sequence ATGACGACTGAAGACGGTAGCACGGATGGCGTCACCGGAGCCGAGGCCGACGGCGTCGACGAGTACGCCGACCTCGGCGCGACCACCGAGAGCGCGATGGAGATCGCAGAGACGAGTATGGACCGCGTGCGCGAACTCGTGCCCGACGAGACCCTCGCGGATCGGATTCGGCAGAAGAGCGTCCACGCGACCGGCGATCCGGAGTTCCAGCACCTCGTGCGGTTCACCGGCGACACCGAGGACGAACCGGTCGTCGCCGGCGCTCGGGCGGTCCTCGACGAGCGGCCGATCGTCACCGACATCACGATGGTGAAGGCGGGAATCACGGGGCGCGGGCACGACTGCCCCGTGCGGAAGGCCATCGGAAACGGGAGCGAACTGGCGAAGCGGACCGGGATGACGCGGACGGCGGCGTCCGTCCTCGAACTCGACCGCGAGGGCGTCTACGACGACGCCGTCGCCGTCGTCGGCAACGCGCCGACCGCGGCGCTCGCGCTGGCGGACTGCATCGAAGACGGGACGCGGCCCGCCGTCGTGGTCGCCACGCCGGTCGGGTTCGTCAAGGCCGCCGAGAGCCGCGAGCGCCTCCGAGAGGTCGCGGCGGCCCGCGGCGTCCCGGCGGTCACGAACGTCGGTCGCCGCGGCGGGAGCGGACTGGCGGCGGGCCTGACGAACGAACTCGTCCACGTCGCGAGCGACGTCCGGAGCGGCGAGGTCGAACTCCCGTGA